The Mycobacterium seoulense genomic interval TGTCCTTGAGCACGTCAGCCTCTTTGAGCTCTACCCAGAGGTCGTTGCCCTCACGGGTGCGCTCCCCCACTCCAGCGAAAACCGAGGTACCGCCGAAGTTTCGGGCGATACGGTTGATCATCTCCTGGATCAGCACCGTCTTGCCCACGCCGGCGCCGCCGAACAGCGCGATCTTGCCGCCACGCACATATGGGGTGAGCAGGTCCACGACCTTGAGCCCGGTTTCGAGCATCTCGGTGCGGGGCTCGAGTTCCTCGAAGGGCGGCGGCTTGCGGTGGATCGACCAGTGCTCGAAGTCCTCGCCGTATCCCGGCTTGTCCAGGCAGTCGCCCAGCGCGTTGAAGACGTGCCCCTTGACCTCTTGGCCAACCGGAACCGAGATCGGCTTGCCGCTGTCCGTCACCTCGACGCCACGGACCAGGCCGTCGGTGGGCTGCAACGAAATGGTGCGAACCAGGTTGTCCCCGAGGTGCTGTGCGACCTCCAGGGTGAGGGTCTTCTTGAGCTCCTCGAACGTGATCTCGGCGTTGAGAGCGTTGAACAGTTCGGGCACGGATCCACGCGGGAACTCGACGTCGACCACGGGGCCGGTGATCCGTACGACACGGCCGCTGGTCTCGGAGTTGGCGGACTTTTCGGTCTTTTCGTCAGTAGCAGTCATTTTCTTCTTCCTCGTGCGCTACTTAGCGTCGGCGAGTGCGTTTGCACCACCGACGATTTCGCTGATCTCTTGGGTGATCTGAGCCTGCCGCTCGCGGTTCGCCATCAGCGTCAGCTCCTTGATCAGGTCGTCCGCGTTGTCGGTTGCCGACTTCATCGCTCGTTGGCGCGACGCGAGCTCCGATGCCGCCGATTCGAGTAGCGCGGCGTAGACGCGGGTGGTTACGTACCGCGGCAGTAGCGACTCGAAAAGCGTTGTCGCGTCCGGCTCGAACGAATACAGGGTGCGCACTTCCGGTTGGTCCTCGATGTACTCGACCACCAGGGGCGCGATCCGGTGCGCCGCGGCCGCCTGCGACATCATCGACTTGAACTCCGAGTAGACGATGTGCAGTTCGTCGACGCCCTGGTCGTCCTGCGACTCGTCGCCCGCACCCTTCATGAAGGCATCGACCAGGGTCGAAGCGATCTCCGCGGCGTTCTCGTACTGAGGTTGCTCGGAGAAGCCCGTCCATGAGTCGGTGATGTCCCAGTTGCGGAACTTGAAGTAGTTCAGCGCCTTCCGGCCCACCGTGTACACGACCGGCGTCTTACCTTCCTCCCGCAGCAGGGAGAACAGCTCCTCGGAGCGACGGAAGATGCTGGAGTTGTAGGCGCCGCACAGACCACGGTCGGACGACACCACCAGGACGCCGGCGCGCTTGGGTTCCTCCCGCTCGACCAACAGGGGGTGATCCAGGGCGGCTTCGGAAGACAGTGTCGTCAGCATCGCCGTGATCTGAAACGCGTAGGGCCTGGCGGCTTCCAGCCGGGCCTGCGCCTTTCCGATGCGCGATGTCGCAATCATCTCCTGGGCCTTGGTGATCTTCTTGATCGACCCCGCCGAACGGATCCGGCCGCGTAATTCGCGAAGTGTGGCAGCCATTGGTTGCTACTTCTTCTCTTTCTTTGCCTTCTTCTCCGGCGCCGGCTTCTTCACCTTCACCGACTCCTTCTCGAGGTCTTCTTCGTCCAGAGCCTCGACGTGCTCGTCGGGCACCACCGATCCACCGCCCGTGGCTGCGAAGCCCTTCTTGAACTTATT includes:
- a CDS encoding F0F1 ATP synthase subunit gamma, with product MAATLRELRGRIRSAGSIKKITKAQEMIATSRIGKAQARLEAARPYAFQITAMLTTLSSEAALDHPLLVEREEPKRAGVLVVSSDRGLCGAYNSSIFRRSEELFSLLREEGKTPVVYTVGRKALNYFKFRNWDITDSWTGFSEQPQYENAAEIASTLVDAFMKGAGDESQDDQGVDELHIVYSEFKSMMSQAAAAHRIAPLVVEYIEDQPEVRTLYSFEPDATTLFESLLPRYVTTRVYAALLESAASELASRQRAMKSATDNADDLIKELTLMANRERQAQITQEISEIVGGANALADAK